In one Vigna radiata var. radiata cultivar VC1973A unplaced genomic scaffold, Vradiata_ver6 scaffold_111, whole genome shotgun sequence genomic region, the following are encoded:
- the LOC106754548 gene encoding probable protein phosphatase 2C 4 yields the protein MGNLIGNLCLCSSGDRSGRFENRASFLSKQNQNSLGNSICYVRPDTCRFSSEAFSDDDDTLITFRSVSGATVSANTSATPSTSLDDSLQHSTVLDSSASFESSGSFTSTLVPFQHQHVHRGFSLGGCAERGLYWGPRDHVMNNEGSVEKDSSEVSMNKGKGSRRHWKKFLSKISIGRMSIFKKNDNTNARVSCSTSLSAETSMHGVEVDDNYLYSDVLMGCENLHWAQGRAGEDRLHIVICEDHGWVFVGIYDGFNGPDATDFLLNNLFYAVNDELKEMLCGHNKFELKDSDSLELREKVLFRGNGVVYGCCSSGDNRENYPIENGELNLECVSEGVEGMNEINSERVDLSHSDVLQALSESLRKTEDVFMRTAEEMIGQNPVLAMMGSCVLVMLMKGQDVYLMNVGDSRAVLATHSGESLQLTEEHSTHVKEEVYRIRREHPDDPLAVTRGRVKGRLSVTRAFGAGFLKQPKQNDAVLEAFRVSYIGESPYITCFPSLHHHKLNPNDKFLILSSDGLYQYFTNEEAAAKVESFITKFPDRDPAQLLIEEALGRAAKRAGLEFHELLDIPQGERRHYHDDISIVIISLEGKIWRSLV from the exons ATGGGTAACCTAATCGGCAACCTCTGCCTCTGTTCCTCCGGTGACCGCTCCGGAAGGTTCGAGAACAGAGCTTCCTTCCTTTCCAAGCAAAACCAGAACTCCCTCGGAAACTCTATTTGCTATGTGAGACCCGACACGTGTCGGTTCTCCAGCGAGGCTTTTTCTGACGATGATGACACCCTCATCACTTTCCGGTCGGTTTCCGGCGCCACAGTGAGTGCAAACACGTCAGCGACGCCTTCAACTTCGCTCGATGATTCACTCCAACACAGCACCGTTTTGGATTCCTCTGCCTCGTTTGAGAGCTCTGGCTCCTTCACTTCCACCTTGGTCCCTTTTCAGCATCAACACGTTCATCGTGGATTCTCTTTGGGAGGGTGTGCGGAAAGAGGGTTATATTGGGGTCCTCGTGATCATGTGATGAACAATGAAGGATCCGTCGAGAAAGATTCTTCTGAGGTATCAATGAACAAGGGAAAGGGAAGTAGAAGACATTGGAAAAAGTTTCTGAGTAAGATTTCCATTGGGCGAATGtctattttcaagaaaaatgatAATACTAATGCGAGAGTAAGTTGTAGTACTAGTTTGAGTGCCGAGACGAGTATGCATGGTGTTGAGGTTGATGATAACTATTTGTATAGTGATGTGTTGATGGGGTGTGAGAATCTTCATTGGGCTCAAGGGAGAGCTGGTGAGGATCGTTTGCATATTGTGATTTGTGAGGATCATGGATGGGTTTTTGTGGGCATTTATGACGGGTTTAATGGCCCTGATGCCACTGATTTTCTTCTCAACAATTTGTTTTATGCTGTGAATGATGAGCTCAAGGAGATGTTGTGTGGTCACAACAAGTTTGAGCTCAAGGATTCAGATTCTTTGGAGCTGAGGGAGAAGGTGTTGTTTAGGGGAAATGGAGTGGTTTATGGTTGTTGTTCTTCAGGTGATAATAGAGAAAATTATCCAATAGAAAATGGAGAGTTAAATTTGGAATGTGTGTCAGAAGGAGTAGAGGGAATGAATGAGATAAACAGTGAAAGAGTGGATTTGAGTCATTCGGATGTGTTACAGGCTCTTTCAGAGTCACTGAGGAAGACTGAGGATGTATTCATGAGGACTGCTGAAGAGATGATTGGTCAAAACCCTGTGTTGGCTATGATGGGTTCTTGTGTTTTGGTGATGTTGATGAAGGGTCAAGATGTTTACCTGATGAATGTTGGAGATAGCCGTGCTGTGTTGGCCACTCACAGTGGGGAATCTCTTCAGCTCACCGAGGAGCATAGCACTCACGTGAAAGAG GAGGTTTACAGAATCAGGAGGGAGCATCCTGATGACCCTTTAGCAGTAACTAGAGGCCGAGTGAAGGGTCGATTGAGTGTCACAAGGGCTTTTGGGGCAGGGTTCCTTAAGCAG CCTAAGCAAAACGATGCAGTATTGGAGGCTTTCAGAGTGAGCTACATAGGGGAATCTCCATACATCACATGTTTCCCTTCACTCCACCACCACAAGCTCAATCCAAATGACAAGTTCCTCATACTGTCTTCAGATGGACTCTACCAATACTTCACCAATGAAGAAGCAGCTGCCAAAGTAGAGTCATTCATCACCAAGTTTCCTGATAGGGATCCTGCACAACTTCTCATTGAAGAAGCTCTGGGTCGAGCTGCAAAACGGGCTG gtttggagttCCATGAGCTGCTTGATATTCCACAGGGGGAACGCCGTCATTACCATGATGACATTTCTATTGTCATAATCTCCTTAGAGGGAAAAATTTGGCGTTCATTGGTGTAA